GTGGACTGGTCGGTTATCTTGATACAAATGATGCCGTAAAGGTAGAGAAAATGATAGAAAATGGCGACGAAAAAGCCAAAGCCGTCTATGATGCCATGGCGTATCAAATTGCGAAAGAAATCGGCTCGGCAAGCGCGGTCCTGAATGGTAAAGTCGATGCCATCGTTTTAACAGGTGGACTTGCGTACGGCAAGGATTTTGTCAAAGCGATAAGTGAACGAATCAACTGGATAGCGGATGTCGTTATTCAACCAGGAGAAAATGAACTGCAAGCTCTTGCTGAAGGGGCTTTAAGAGTCTTACGGAATGAAGAAGACTATAAAGTATACCCGGGAAATGTAAAAAAAGAGGCAAGAGTATAAGAGAGAAGGGGGACTTAAGATTGGCAGAAGAATATGATTTAGTCATTCTCGGTGGGGGTACAGGTGGTTATGTTGCTGCCATCCGTGCTTCTCAACTTGGGTTAAAAACAGCAATCGTTGAAAAAGGAAAGCTTGGAGGGACATGCCTTCACAAGGGATGTATTCCAAGTAAAGCCCTTCTTCGCAGTGCTGAAGTATATGCGACAGCGAAACATAGTGAAAGTTTCGGTGTAAAAATCAATGGAGTGGAACTTGACTTTCCTAAGGTTCAGGAAAGAAAAGAAGGAATCGTCGAACAACTGCATAAAGGTGTACAACATCTGATGAAACAGGGTAAAATCGATGTTTTCGAAGGACTCGGCCGGATTCTCGGACCTTCCATTTTCTCTCCCATGCCTGGAACCATTTCCGTGGAAATGAACAACGGCGAAGATAACGCGATGCTCATTCCAAAAAATGTCATCGTAGCAACAGGCTCAAGGCCACGTTCACTGCCCGGTCTTGAAATTGATGGTGAATATGTTTTATCTTCTGATGAAGCGCTTTCACTTGAAGCGCTTCCGAAATCGATCATCATCGTTGGTGGAGGTGTCATCGGGATCGAATGGGCTTCCATGCTTTCTGATTTTGATGTTGATGTAACCGTTGTGGAATACGCTGATAAGATCGTACCAACAGAAGATCATGAAATCTCAAAAGAAATGCAGCGCCTCATGAAGAAAAAGGGCGTCAAAATCGTGACAAGTGCAAAAGTGCTTCCTGAATCCTTAAATAAAGGGGACGGAGAAGTGACAATAAGCGCGGAGCATAAAGGGGAAGAAAAATCCTTTACAGCAGAGAAGATCCTTGTATCTGTAGGCAGACAAGCAAACGTTGAAGGCATTGGCTTAGAGAACACGGATATTAAGGTGGAAAAGGGCTTTATTGAGGTAAATGATTTCTTCCAAACGAAAGAATCCCATATTTACGCGATAGGGGACGTCATCGGTGGACTTCAGTTGGCTCATGTTGCGTCTCATGAAGGAATCACGGCCGTGGAACATATGGCGAATGAGAACCCTCATCCGATCGACTATTCCCTGATTTCAAAATGCATCTATAGTAATCCTGAAATTGCAAGCGTAGGAATCACAGAGCAGGAAGCGAAAGAAAAGGGATACAATCTTAAGGTCGGGAAATTCAGCTTCAGAGCGATCGGAAAAGCGCTTGTGTACGGTGAATCGGATGGGTTTGTGAAGATCATTGCAGACAAAGATACAGAGGACATCCTTGGCGTGCACATGATTGGTCCACATGTAACCGACATGATTTCAGAAGCGGGACTTGCTAAAGTATTGGATGCAACACCGTGGGAAATCGCCCATACCATCCACCCTCACCCTTCCCTGTCGGAAGCGATCGGTGAAGCCGCGCTTGCCGTAGATGGAAAGGCAATTCACTCATAATAAGAAAAATCAGGAAAGGTAGAGATCTTCTCTGCCTTCCCAATCATTAGATTGTGTAGGAGGTAAATAAAATGGCTGAGAATCGTCATGAAGCGTTAGGACTTTCCAATGAGAAAGTATTAGAAATGTATGAAACCATGCTGCTTGCCAGAAAAATCGATGAGCGCATGTGGTTACTGAACCGTTCTGGTAAAATCCCATTTGTTATTTCATGTCAGGGTCAGGAAGCGGCTCAAGTTGGTGCTGCATTTGCACTGGACCGTGAAAAGGATTATGTATTGCCGTATTACCGTGACATGGGTGTTGTATTGACATTCGGAATGACGGCCCAGGAATTGATGCTATCAGGTTTTGCGAAAGCAGAAGATCCAAACTCAGGAGGTCGTCAAATGCCTGGTCACTTTGGACAGAAGAAAAATAATATCGTAACGGGTTCATCTCCTGTAACGACTCAAGTGCCACATGCCGTTGGAATCGCTCTTGCAGGCAAAATGGAGAAGAAAGATGTTGTGACGTTTGTTACGTTCGGAGAAGGGTCTTCCAACCAAGGAGATTTCCATGAAGGGGCAAACTTTGCAGGTGTACATAAACTTCCTGTTATTTTCATGTGTGAAAACAATAAATATGCGATTTCGGTTCCGATTGAAAAACAATTGGCTTGTGAGAAAGTATCAGACCGAGCCATCGGGTACGGAATGCCTGGAATCACCGTCGATGGAAATGATCCGATCGAAGTATACAAAGCTGTGAAGGAAGCTGCTGATCGTGGGCGCCGCGGAGAAGGACCAACGCTTGTCGAGACGGTTTCTTATCGTCTGACTCCACACTCCTCTGATGATGATGACAGAAGCTACCGCTCACCGGATGAAGTGGCAAAAGCGAAAACGAACGATCCGATCATCACATTTGGTGCGTATCTGAAAGAGACAGGCGTCATGAATGATGACATTGAGAAAGAAATCAATGATCGTATTATGAAGCTTGTAAACGAAGCAACGGATTATGCAGAAAACGCTCCATATGCTGAAGCAGAATCAGCGATGAAGTATGTTTACGCAGAAGAGAAGTAAGGGGGAATTCAATCATGCCAGTAATTTCATACATTGATGCCGTAACCATGGCCATAAGAGAAGAAATGGAACGTGATGAGAAAGTTTTCGTTCTCGGTGAGGACGTTGGGAAAAAAGGTGGAGTATTTAAAGCGACTCACGGTTTGTATGACCAATTTGGTGAGGACCGTGTCATTGATACGCCACTTGCAGAATCAGCCATTGCCGGAGTGGGGATCGGAGCTGCCATGTATGGTATGAGACCGATCGCAGAAATGCAGTTCGCTGATTTTATCATGCCTGCCGTAAACCAAATCATCTCTGAAGCGGCAAAAATTCGTTATCGTTCGAATAACGATTGGAGCTGTCCGATGGTCATTCGTGCTCCTTACGGCGGTGGGGTGCACGGAGCGCTTTATCACTCACAATCCGTCGAAGCCGTCTTTGCCAATCAACCGGGATTGAAAATCGTGATGCCTTCAACTCCATATGATGTGAAAGGCTTATTGAAAGCGGCCATCCGTGACGAAGATCCGGTATTATTCTTCGAGCATAAACGAGCTTATCGTCTGATCAAGGGTGAAGTCCCCGAGGATGATTATACGCTGCCGATCGGAAAAGCTGACGTGAAGCGTGAAGGAGAAGACATCACAGTCATCACTTACGGCTTATGTGTTCACTTTGCCCTTCAAGCGGCTGAAAAACTTGCCCAGGACGGAATTGAAGCACATATCCTGGATTTACGCACGATTTATCCATTGGATAAAGAAGCGATCATTGAAGCAGCATCTAAAACAGGTAAAGTACTTCTTGTGACTGAAGACAATAAAGAAGGAAGCATCATGGGTGAAGTTTCTGCGATCATCGCTGAAAATTGCTTGTTCGAGCTTGATGCCCCGGTAAAACGCCTTGCAGGTCCAGACGTTCCTGCTATGCCGTATGCACCGACTATGGAAAAATACTTCATGATCAACCCGGACAAAGTAGAAAAAGCTATGCGTGAACTTGCAGAATTTTAATCACAGTCCACACCAATTAAACTAGAGCAGTAGGGAGGGTTCCTCATTGGGTATTGAAAATATGAAAATGCCTCAGCTAGGGGAAAGTGTTACAGAAGGTACAATTAGTAAATGGTTGGTGTCACCAGGTGATACCGTAAATAAATATGATCCAATTGCAGAAGTTCAAACAGATAAAGTGAATGCAGAAGTGCCATCTTCCTTCACGGGTACCATTAAAGAATTGATTGCCGAAGAAGGGGACACTCTTGAAGTCGGGGAAATCATTTGTTCCATCGAGATTGAAGGTGCAGGCACATCCCCTGCTCAAGAAGCTCCGAAAGAAGAGGCTAAAGAGGAAGCGAAAGGGTCGGCTCCTGCTAAGCCTAAGGCTCCAACGAGAGATAGCGGAAATAAAGCAAGGTATTCTCCAGCCGTATTAAAGCTGTCCCAAGAGCACGATATTGATTTGAATCAAGTGGAAGGCACCGGAAACGGCGGCCGGATCACCCGTAAAGATTTAAAGAAAATCATTGAATCAGGTTCTATTCCTAAATCAACAGATGCACCGGCACCTAAACCGTCCGCACCGGCTCCACAGCAGGCGCCTGTGAAAGAGGAAGCTCCGGCACAGCAGGCCAAACCGGCAGCAGCGAATGTTCCTGTCGTCCCTGGTGATATCGAGATCCCGGTTTCCGGCATACGCAAAGCGATTGCCTCCAACATGGTACGCAGTAAACATGAAGCACCTCATGCCTGGACGATGATGGAAGTGGATGTAACCAACCTGGTTGACTACAGAAATTCACTTAAGACAGAATTCAAACAGCGTGAAGGATTCAATCTGACATTCTTCGCATTTTTCGTGAAAGCTGTCGCCCAGGCTCTTAAAGAGTACCCACAAATCAATTCCATGTGGGCTGGAGACAAGATCGTTCAGAAGAAGGACATCAATCTTTCCATTGCGGTAGCTACGGATGATGCACTTTATGTTCCTGTGATTAAAAATGCTGACGAAAAAACAATCAAAGGGATCGCAAGAGAAATCACCGAGCTTGCAGGAAAAGTCCGCAGCGGTAAATTGACCTCCCAGGATATGCAGGGCGGAACATTTACGGTGAATAATACAGGGTCATTTGGCTCGGTACAATCGATGGGTATCATCAATTATCCACAGGCCGCGATCCTTCAGGTAGAATCGATCGTGAAACGTCCTGTCGTCATGAACAACGGAATGATTGCAGTTCGTGATATGGTGAACCTCTGTATGTCACTCGATCACCGCGTACTTGACGGTTTGGTATGCGGAAGATTCCTTCAGCGCGTGAAAGAAATCTTAGAAAACACTTCGAAAGAAAATACATCTATATATTAATACTGATAAGGACTGACCCTGGGTGGTTGGTCCTTATTTTTTTATGCAGTTAGATAGAATGACTTATTAAAAAAGGTCCGTAACAGGAAAATTACGGGAAAAACAACCGGAATATAACTGGAAGAATATTCTAGTAGATCGTCATAGGTCACTACCTGGGTCATAATTCCGATTCCTCATTCCGGGAATTCTCACTATGAAACTTATCGCTCATTTTTTCTTTCCTTCACTTATTAAAAGAGGCATAACCTCCACTTTCATCCTACTAAATCTGAAGATTATCCTGGAATATTCTTGAAGTTATATTATAGGAGTGACTTTATCCTTATGAAAAAATCGGGATTCGTGACTTTTCAATCAATTACTGAATTTTCAGATTTATTTCGACAGCAACTTACAACATTTTACATATAAACTTGGTTATCTTTGGTTTAACACCTACTATTTTCCAAAGTTGGTGTTCGTAGGAGGTGACGGGTGGTTGGATTTATAAAAAGACTGGGAGGGAATTAGATGTCAGGAAGAAAACGTAAGGCAAGATGGTTATCCATTGTACTCACCTTAGTCATGTTTGTCCCCTTGATGTTTCCATTCAATGCAGGGGCGGCAAATACCTCACAAGCGGCTCTATCGAAAGAAAAGCCATCCACATCAGCAAATGAGTCGGCAAAAGTAAGTCCACAATCAAAAATCACAACCACATTACAGGAACAATTTAAGAAAAAGGAACAGGTCACATACTTAGTGAAATTCAAGGATAAGGTAGACACGGAAGCTGTATCTAAAAAGGCGGCTGAAACAGCGAAAAAGCAGAAACTGTCTGCTAATAATAAGAAATTATTAAAACGGAATATGGTCGTCTCAGAGCTTCGCGCTAAAGCCCTTGAATCTCAGGCAGAAGTGAAAGAATACTTAGCGAAAGAGAAGAAGTCAGGTGCAGTGAAGGAAATCAAAGACTTCTATGTTGTAAACGGAATGGCCGTTACAAGTACGAAGAAAGTCATGGAAAAGATTTCAACCTTTACTGAAGTGGAAAAAATCCTGCCGAATGAAACGAGACAAATTATCCAGCCGGCAAAGGCAAAAGCTTCTTCATCCGCAGTGTTGGATAAAGAAGCCCCAAATACTCCAGCATCCATTGAGTGGAATATCGATCGGGTCGGCGCACCTGCGGTATGGGAAATGGGGATCGATGGAGCGGGAACGGTCATTGCCTCCATTGACACGGGAGTACAATGGGATCACCCGGCATTAAAAGAAAAATATAGAGGGTATGACCCTCAGAATCCGGATTCACCGGACAACGAATTCAACTGGTTTGATGCAACTGCAGGACAAAGTGCGCCATATGACGACCAGGGTCATGGAACACATACTGTCGGTACTATGGTCGGGTCTGAGCCCGATGGCAGCAATCAAATCGGTGTAGCGCCGGGTGCCAAGTGGATCGCGGTCAAAGCGTTCACGGCCGATGGCGGGACGGATGTAGACTTACTGGAAGCTGGGGAATGGATTCTGGCACCTAAAGATGCTGAAGGAAATCCACATCCTGAAATGGCTCCTGATGTTGTCAATAACTCATGGGGTGGCGGTGCCGGACTCGATGAATGGTACCGGGATATGGTCAGTGCGTGGAGAGCGGCAGAAATCTTCCCTGAGTTCTCCGCAGGAAATACAACACTATTCAATCCGGGAGGACCAGGATCGATTGCGAATCCGGCTAACTACCCTGAGTCATTCGCAACAGGTGCTACGGATATCAACGATCAATTGGGAAGTTTCTCATTACAGGGACCTTCTCCTTATGAGGAAATCAAGCCTGAGATTGCCGCACCGGGAGTGAATATCCGCTCTTCCGTTCCAGGTGGCAATTATGAAGGAGGCTGGAATGGAACATCTATGGCTGGTCCACACGTATCGGCAGTCGCTGCCCTGTTACGACAAGTGGATGCAAGCTTAACAGTGGATGAAATCGAAGAAATCCTTATGTCGACCGCTGTTCCGTTAACAGACGGAACCTTCCCGGAATCTCCAAATAACGGGTATGGGCACGGCTTGGTCAATGCGTTTGATGCAGTATCCTCCGTTATGAGCGGAATCGGTAAAGTAAAAGGACAGGTTTCAAAAGAAGGTGATGACACGGAAGCTCCTGTCATCAGTCATGACGCACCACAAGAAGCATTTAAAGAAATGAATCTGCCATTACAAGCAGAGGCAAGTGATAATGTCAGCGTGACGAATGTAACACTGAGTTATCAAAATCAGGACGGTGAATGGGTAGAAGTTGAAGCAAGCAGAACTTCAGGCGACTACACATCAGGAACGTATGAAGCGGTCATCCCGGGTGAGGATCTCACTGGAGGGCAGGTCACGTACAAGTGGGTTGCGACGGACTTCGGTGGAAATGAAGTCGAATCTGATACGTACACTGTAAACTTGCTACCGGGTATCACAGTTGGATATGAGCAGGACTTCGAAGCAGACCCGACTGGTTGGACATCCTACGGTCCAGGGAACAGCTGGGAATGGGGAGTTCCGGCGAGTGGTCCGGGAAATGCTTCTTCAGGAGAAAAAGTATATGCCACCAACTTAGACGGAACGTATGACAACAGTGCGAATATGTCACTTCAGATGCCTCCGATCGATTTACCTGATGGAGAGAGCTTCTTACAATTTAAACAGTGGCACGAACTGGAACGCAACTATGACTACGGCCATGTGTTTGTATCCACAGATGGTGAAGAGTGGACACAGGCACTGCGCGTGAATGGGAATACCGACGGATGGGTAGACGGAGAAGTGGATCTGAGTCAATATGCAGGTCAACGTGTATACATTGCCTTCAACGTTACCTCCGATGGAAGTGTCACGAAACAAGGCTGGTACCTTGATGATGTGAAGCTTAGTGCGGAATCAAATCTTCCAGCCAAGAAAATGAATCTTGGTCTGAAATCGAAGGATGAAAAATCATCTTCTGTATCGAAAAAGCCAAGTGTAAATCCAGCTAAGATCACAGTGAAAAATGACGTGAAGAAAGATGATAAGACGGATGCATCAGGTCCGGCTCCTGTCCTTCTTCCACTGCAAGCAGAGGTAAGTGTATTGGAAACGGGTCGTTCCGTTTATACAAATCCTGCAGATGGATCATATGAAATGACTCATGCAGCGGGTGAATTCACATTACAGGCATCCACATACGGTTACAGATCTGAAACGCAAAGTGTGACGATTGAAGCTGATCAAACATCGACTGCCAACTTCACCCTTGAAGAAATCCCTCAAGGGAATATTACCGGAACCGTCACGAACGAAGTAACGGGAGAACCGATTGAAGGAGCAACGGTCTTCGTTCTTGAAGATGCCGTAGTACAGCCGGTTGAAACAAATGCCAATGGAGAATATGAATTAGAAGCTTACGAAGGGGACTATACTCTGAAAGTGGTTGCGCCTTACTACTATAGTAAGGAAATGAGCGTCACTGTTGAAGGCGGGGAAGTCACAACCGCCGATGTATCATTAGAACCATTCATCGGATATCCTGGTGAAATCGGGTACGATGATGGAACAGCAGAAAATGCACGGGCATTCTATGATGCAGGTAACGGCTGGGCCGTGAAAATGTCCCTTGAAGAAGGAAATGACACGGCACTTGTGACAGGCGGACTATTCCGCTTCTGGGACACAGAGTGGCCTGTACCTGGAGGAACTGAATTCCAGGTTGCCGTCTATGATGCAACTGGACCTGACGGGGCGCCAGGTAAGAAACTCGCCGGTCCATTCGATGGAACTGCATTGCGTAACGGAGAATGGACGCATGTGGACCTCAGTGAGCACGGCATCATGGTCGAAGGTGATTTCTATATGGTGTACATCCAGTCGGCACCAAATCCGAATGCACCTGGACTTGGGACAGATGAAGATGGCGAATATGCGGCAAGAAGCTGGCAGTTCGTTGGAGGAGCCTGGTCGCAGGCACCGGAAGATGAGGGGAACTACATGATTCGCGCAACTGTGAATTATGAAGTGACGGCACCAGTCATCACTTCACCGAAGGATGGATCATTTACCAATAAAGATTCCGTCACCGTGGAAGGGATTTCTGCCCCGACTACGACCGTTCATCTCTTTAATGGTGAAGAAGAAGTAGCGACAGCCGACACAGGTGAGGATGGAACATTCTCTGCCGATGTTTCCCTGCATGAAGGTGAGAATGTATTAACCGCCAAGGCAGCGACGGAACAGGGCATGACGGGGCCATCGGATTCGGTGACAGTAACGCTTGATCAACTGAAGCCGGAACTCGCCATCACCTCACCGGAGGATGGCATGAAAACCAATCGTGAAGCGATCACGGTTAAAGGAACCATCGCGGATGAAAATCTTGCATGGGTGAAAGTGAACGGTGAGAAAGCATCTGTCAAAGACGGAGAGTTCAGTCATCGAATTCTTCTCAATGAAGGAGAGAATGCCATCCAAGTAGTAGCGAAAGATAAAGCAGGAAACAAAAAGAAACAAAAGGTAACGGTCTTCGCGAAATTTGGGGACATCGAGATTGAGAATCTTCTTCCTGCAGAAGATAAAGAATTGAAGAAGGGTGAATCCGTCAAGATCGAATTTGACAGTGAGCCTGGATTGGACGCGACATTTGTCATTCACATGCCTCTGACAAATGCACGCTCCCAAGTGTCAAACGCCACTGAACTTCCAATGATGGAAACATCGGAAGGTCATTATGAAGGTTACTATACGGCTACTTCGAATGTGAAGGCGCCGGGAGCCGTGATTGAAGTGAAAGTTTCCGATGATTATGGAAATGTCACGACCCAGCGTGCTGAAGGTAAATTGTATATCAATTCAAAAAAATAAGCATAATGGGGAGAAGAGTTGGGATGTCCAACTCTTCTTCTTTTTTATACTCATTTTCTTGAGAGATTGATGAAAGGAGGTTTATATACTAAAATAGTATTAGTATAAACATTTTGAATTTTCAAAGGGGATGCTTGCTTAGTTAGAAGAATCTTAGTGAAAAATTATGTAAACGATTACAAAAATAGCTTACGGAAGAGGGGTACTATGAAGCTTAGTGATATGAAAAGCCAATCATTCAGTCGTCACACACTGTCACAATGGGAGGAAGCGGCTGAAAAAGCGTTAAAGGGGAAGGGAATAAGTTCCTTACATACAAGCACATATGAACATATTGATCTTAAACCGTTATATACAAAAGAAGATGTCCCTAGTCGGGATAGAGTGAAGGACTATATTCCAAATGTTGAAGGAAAGTTGGAACGCGCTTCTAAGTGGTTTATCGCTCAGTCAATCAAAAGGGATTCATGGGAAGAACTGACAACAGCTGTGAAGGATGCGTTAACACGGGGGCAGAACTGTCTTTCATTTTCCATTGGGGATCTAAAGAATGAAGAACATCTCAATCAATTTTTGAAAGAATTGATAAGTTTCGATACTCCGATCTTTTCAATTGATAAAAAGACATCGTTATCCATCATTGGAATGGAAGAGGTCCTAGAATGGAAGGGAATGTATGGCATCGTTGGGTTCGATCCTCTTTCAGAAGGGGAATGGGCGGATGAAGATAGATTAGAAGAATGGATGAAGGTTGTGAAAGAAGCTGATAATCACCTTCCTGAAGTAAAGACCATAATTATCAATTCTGCACCTTACCATAACAGAGGCGCAAGTGCCACCCAGGAGTTGGCCTTGGCACTAAGTGAGGGTGTCGCTTATATTGAGGCCCTTCGAGAAAAGGGATGGACCCTTGAGAGGGCAGCTGAAAAGATGCATTTTCACTTTGCGGTAGGCAGTCATTTCTTTATAGAGATGGCGAAAATCAGGGCATTCAAGAAATTGTGGCAGTCCGTTTTGACTTCTTATGGTCTGAGTGAACAAAGTATTGCTAAATCCATCAGTATCAGTGCAGAAACATCCAGATTTAACAAATCGACCCTTGATACGTATGTCAACATTCTCCGCGGTGGTGGGGAAGCGTTCTCTGCCATACTCGCAGGTGTCGACTATCTTGTCGTCGCTCCGTTCAATGAGGTGAACGGGGAAGTGAGTGCCCTCTCAGAAAGGATTGCCCGGAACACGCAACTCATCCTGGGTGAAGAAGCCCATCTGGATAAGGTGCTGGATCCAGGTGGCGGTTCTTATTATATTGAATGGCTTTCAAAAGAAGTGGGTAAGCGGGCATGGGAGGAATTCCAGCAGGTTGATAAGGAGGGCGGGATTCTTGCACTCCTTGCCAATGGATCTATTGAAGAGAAGATAAAGAGGGTAAGAGACTCCCGCATCCTGGACTTAGCCACCCGGAAGAACTCCATGATCGGGACCAACATCTATGCAAATCTGGAAGAGACCCTTCCGATTTCTCCAGCAGCGGGAGAACGGCTCTCTCTTCCTTTTGAAAGAGTAAGAGAGAGGGCGCAGAAACTCGGAAATAATCCCACTGCAGGCCTGATCGGGTTAGGAGAACTGAAAACGTACAAGCCCCGTGCCGATTTTGTAAAAGGATTTTTAGCCACGGGCGGCATCCAGACACATCAAAGTCCGGATTGTTTCTCCAAAGAGGATATCCTTCGATTTGTGGAAGAAACCCGGTATCCATATTATTTGGTATGCGGGAAGGACGAAGAATATCACGATAAACTTTCAATGATCACTGAAGCCGTCCATACCGTTGATTCTTCCATTGTGATCGACATAGCTGGAAGAATCCCTGATGAAAGCAGAAGTGAATGGGTCCGGCAGGGATTGAACGGGTCGATCTACAACCAACAAAACATCCTGGAAAAATTGGATGAACTATTGACCATTTGGGAGGAGGGGAAAGACCATGACGAAGCCTGATTGGCAACAAATCAACCCGTATTCGAATAAAGGGGAAGCGGGAGCCATCCCCCTTACCGGGACTCCCTACGAAACGAATGAAAAAATCGACATAAAACCTTTATATACAGAAGTGGATTCGGAAAATATTTCTCATGGAGAAGATTTACCCGGCCTCGCTCCATACACAAGGGGGCCGTATCCGACGATGTATGTGAATCGTCCTTGGACGGTCAGGCAGTATGCGGGTTTTTCTACCGCTGAAGAAAGCAATGCTTTTTATAGAAGAAACTTAAGTATGGGGCAGAAAGGGTTGTCGGTGGCATTTGATTTGGCGACTCACCGCGGGTATGACTCGGATCATCCAAGGGTTGTAGGGGATGTAGGAAAAGCAGGTGTTGCCATCGATTCCATCCTGGACATGAAGATATTGTTCGACGGGATCCCCCTTGATCAGATGTCCGTTTCCATGACGATGAACGGGGCTGTTCTGCCCATCCTTGCTTTTTATATCGTGACGGCAGAAGAGCAGGGTGTGTCGAAGGAGAAGCTATCCGGTACGATCCAGAACGATATCTTAAAGGAATACATGGTGAGGAATACGTACATCTATCCACCTGAAACGTCCATGAGTATCATTGCGGATATCTTCGAGTATACGTCCAAACATATGCCGAAATTCAACAGTATCAGTATTTCCGGGTATCATATGCAAGAAGCAGGAGCACCTGCTGATATCGAGCTTGCTTATACCCTGGCGGATGGTCTCGAATATGTCAGGACCGGACTTCAGGCAGGGATCGATATCGATTCCTTTGCACCGAGACTTTCATTCTTCTGGGCCATCGGTATGAATTATTTCATGGAAGTGGCCAAGATGAGGGCGGCGAGGAGGATCTGGGCGAAAATGATGAAGACATTCAACCCCCAAAATCCTAAATCGATGGCGCTCAGGACCCATTCCCAAACATCCGGATGGAGCTTGACGGAGCAGGATCCCTATAATAATGTCATCCGCACGTTGCTCGAAGCCCATGCAGCTGCAATGGGCCACACGCAGTCGCTCCATACCAATGCCCTTGACGAAGCGATCGCCCTCCCGACAGACTTTTCGGCGCGTATCGCCCGCAATACCCAGCTGTATCTTCAAGAGGAAACGGGCATAACGAAAGTGATCGACCCATGGGCAGGTTCCCATTATGTCGAGTCACTGACTCATCAGCTGATGGAAAAGGCATGGGAGCATATTGAAGAAATCGAAGAGCTCGGAGGCATGACGAAAGCAATCGAAACAGGCTTGCCGAAGATGCGCATCGAGGAAGCCGCTGCAAGAAGGCAGGCGATGATCGATTCAGGGGACGAGTCCATCATCGGGGTGAATAAATACCGTCTGGATAAGGAAGATCCGATTGAAACACTGGACATCGATAATACGGTGGTCAGACAGAAGCAAATTGAACGGATCCAAATATTGAAAGAAGAACGTAATGAAGAGAAAGTGGTTGAAACCCTGGAAGCGTTGACGCGAACGGCAGAAACAGGCGAAGGGAACCTTCTTGAAAAAGCCGTCGATGCGGCAAGGGCACGTGCCACGTTAGGGGAAATCTCCAATGCGATTGAAAAAGTATCGGGAAGGCATAAGGCGACGATCCGAAGTATAAGCGGGGTGTACAGCTCGAATTTTTCAAATGAACAGGAAATCAATATCGTAAAAGAGATGACGGAAGAATTTTTGGAGAATGAAGGAAGAAGGCCTCGAATTCTCATCGCCAAGATGGGGCAGGACGGTCA
The DNA window shown above is from Rossellomorea vietnamensis and carries:
- the scpA gene encoding methylmalonyl-CoA mutase; the protein is MTKPDWQQINPYSNKGEAGAIPLTGTPYETNEKIDIKPLYTEVDSENISHGEDLPGLAPYTRGPYPTMYVNRPWTVRQYAGFSTAEESNAFYRRNLSMGQKGLSVAFDLATHRGYDSDHPRVVGDVGKAGVAIDSILDMKILFDGIPLDQMSVSMTMNGAVLPILAFYIVTAEEQGVSKEKLSGTIQNDILKEYMVRNTYIYPPETSMSIIADIFEYTSKHMPKFNSISISGYHMQEAGAPADIELAYTLADGLEYVRTGLQAGIDIDSFAPRLSFFWAIGMNYFMEVAKMRAARRIWAKMMKTFNPQNPKSMALRTHSQTSGWSLTEQDPYNNVIRTLLEAHAAAMGHTQSLHTNALDEAIALPTDFSARIARNTQLYLQEETGITKVIDPWAGSHYVESLTHQLMEKAWEHIEEIEELGGMTKAIETGLPKMRIEEAAARRQAMIDSGDESIIGVNKYRLDKEDPIETLDIDNTVVRQKQIERIQILKEERNEEKVVETLEALTRTAETGEGNLLEKAVDAARARATLGEISNAIEKVSGRHKATIRSISGVYSSNFSNEQEINIVKEMTEEFLENEGRRPRILIAKMGQDGHDRGAKVISTAFADLGFDVDIGPLFQTPEETALQAVENDVHVIGVSSLAAGHKTLLPQLVAELKKLGREDILVVIGGVIPAGDYDFLLSNGASAVFGPGTIIPVAAQKVIKEIYEVLGYEEVAD